A single region of the Pyricularia oryzae 70-15 chromosome 4, whole genome shotgun sequence genome encodes:
- a CDS encoding amidohydrolase, protein MSTTSTTNAAGGSGSGSVLLVNGKIFQASAAADDSSQQPPQFQPCMLVQNGTITHVGAASDAPIVAAQQAEPSLATRDLGGRTVIPGCIDGHLHTLTMGQTQTKVALDGCKSLDDIRARVARHARENPDAKRIMASGWMFSMTPDGVHHGLLDDIDPRPIYVDSKDLHHAWLNAAAIADLGCEGMPDPEGGRIFRDDKGTCTGELAEAAVFTIVWPHLAAVASFEERVAAISGAVDAYHAAGYTGMIDMAMDAMAWEAILEVRRRRIEKHGSFGMRVAAYWLIIPAKTEAEHLAQVDVAIAMAAKYGKETTPDCRVVGIKVVCDGIVDACTASLREPYTSNAADPASIWSREQLDPVVAKADAANLQVALHAIGDRTVEMVLDVIEAHCRPSLRPRVEHLELTTEADAARLGRLGVTASVQPVHSDPAILRAWPKLIGPHRCGRAFAYSEFAAAGAPLALGSDAPTAPNHPLQNLYVATTRRSAREPELQDTCNPHFRLGLCQAVSAAGAGAAYSCFMDGETGRLDVGMKADFAVVDMEWAPEQLLGAKILETWFDGRKVFEA, encoded by the coding sequence atgtcCACAACCTCAACCACAAATGCCgcaggcggcagcggcagcggcagcgtgCTCCTGGTCAACGGCAAGATCTTCCAGGCCTCTGCCGCGGCGGACGACAGCAGCCAACAGCCGCCGCAGTTCCAGCCGTGCATGCTAGTGCAGAACGGCACCATCACGCACGTCGGGGCCGCCAGCGACGCCCCCATCGTGGCGGCGCAGCAGGCCGAACCGTCCCTGGCGACGCGGGACCTCGGCGGGCGCACCGTGATCCCGGGCTGCATCGACGGGCACCTGCACACGCTCACCATGGGCCAGACGCAAACCAAGGTGGCGCTGGACGGGTGCAAGAGCCTCGACGACATCCGGGCCAGGGTGGCGCGGCACGCGCGCGAGAACCCCGACGCCAAGCGCATCATGGCCAGCGGCTGGATGTTCAGCATGACCCCCGACGGCGTCCACCACGGCCTGCTCGACGACATCGACCCCCGGCCCATCTACGTCGACAGCAAGGACCTGCACCACGCCTGGCtcaacgccgccgccatcgccgacCTCGGCTGCGAGGGCATGCCGGACCCCGAGGGCGGCAGGATCTTCCGCGACGACAAGGGCACCTGCACGggcgagctggccgaggccgccgtcTTCACCATCGTCTGGCCGCACctggccgccgtcgccagctTCGAGGAGCGCGTTGCAGCCATCTCGGGTGCCGTCGACGCCTACCACGCCGCCGGCTACACGGGCATGATCGACATGGCTATGGACGCGATGGCGTGGGAGGCCATCCTCGAggtgcgccgccgccgcatcgAGAAGCACGGCAGCTTCGGCATGCGCGTCGCCGCCTACTGGCTCATCATCCCCGCCAAGACGGAAGCCGAGCACCTGGCGCAGGTCGACGTCGCCATCGCCATGGCGGCCAAGTACGGCAAGGAGACGACCCCAGACTGCCGCGTCGTCGGCATCAAGGTCGTCTGCGACGGCATCGTCGACGCCTGCACCGCCTCCCTCCGCGAACCCTACACCTCCAACGCCGCCGACCCCGCCTCCATCTGGAGCCGGGAGCAGCTCGACCCCGTCGTCGCCAaggccgacgccgccaaCCTCCAGGTCGCGCTGCACGCCATCGGCGACCGCACCGTCGAGATGGTGCTCGACGTCATCGAGGCCCACTGCCGACCCTCCCTCCGCCCGCGCGTCGAGCACCTCGAGCTGACCACCGAGGCCGACGCCGCGCGCCTGGGCCGCCTGGGCGTCACGGCGAGCGTGCAGCCCGTGCACTCGGACCCGGCCATCCTGCGCGCCTGGCCCAAGCTGATCGGCCCGCACCGCTGCGGCCGCGCCTTCGCCTACAGCGagttcgccgccgccggcgcgcCCTTGGCCCTGGGGTCCGACGCCCCCACGGCCCCCAACCACCCGCTGCAGAATCTGTACGTGGCCACCACGCGCCGCTCCGCCCGGGAGCCCGAGCTGCAGGACACGTGCAACCCCCACTTCCGCCTGGGCTTGTGCCAGGCCGTCAGCGCGGctggcgccggcgccgcctaCAGCTGCTTCATGGACGGGGAGACTGGGAGGTTGGACGTCGGGATGAAGGCAGACTTTGCCGTCGTCGATATGGAGTGGGCTCCGGAGCAATTGCTCGGGGCCAAGATACTCGAGACTTGGTTCGATGGACGCAAGGTGTTTGAGGCGTGA